In the Brachyhypopomus gauderio isolate BG-103 chromosome 4, BGAUD_0.2, whole genome shotgun sequence genome, one interval contains:
- the map3k12 gene encoding mitogen-activated protein kinase kinase kinase 12: MACVHEQCAPSPTLSGFSTPISETPYRRPDSDVPACTPEAELTPTQCVLRNVLSIEPVVDVSTTHTRGNSPTPSDEPAQFSNSVLKLQEGGAEGGAVRSQSESFRLQAGGGGFLEGLFGCLKPVWTMIGKAYSTENKQSQEESWEVPFEEISELQWVGSGAQGAVFLGRFHGEEVAVKKVRDIKETEIKHLRKLKHPNIITFKGVCTQAPCYCIIMEYCAQGQLYEVLRAGRKITPSLLVDWAMGIAGGMNYLHLHKIIHRDLKSPNMLITHDDLVKISDFGTSKELRDKSTKMSFAGTVAWMAPEVIRNEPVSEKVDIWSFGVVLWEMLTGEIPYKDVDSSAIIWGVGNNSLQLPLPESCPDGFKILLKQCWNCKPRNRPSFRQILLHLDIASADVLSTPQETYFKSQAEWREEVKQHFEKIKSEGTCLHRLDEELINRRREELRHALDIREHYERKLERANNLYMELNAVMLQLELKEKELLRREQCLDKKYPGLFKHHPSNTVDKLIKKRNVPQKLPSHGKRPDLLRSEVILPKMDPGVLQVTVPSCPNRSSTSPSRARRVKTRHRRGGRGSSGDLSGPKHSTGGSNRERDTPTSGSAVPSGTPPPDAGTGAAARGGQLDAPPLKLSSSSPDLLCSTHGAEGGASGGTGNLSTCEGLGGGATGTEPGAGVDETPPRSDTASEDAASLPFSSSPDSPCCGRGVAVGRGHTLGEEREEGGGAVRLPRGASGSHLTPSAILYRAAITRKQRRGVSSEEEEGEVDSEVELPRRRRPTSITKCQSVSTFSSENLSVSDGEEGHTTDHSHSGTPDVVSTNTDERLDDRSDDLISQGSEIPADMTDPAMSEKEAAALEQERANFDLEQNILETRALCEDSDCDSAELDQSGSGEPSRPPSAGGWGQGPQN, encoded by the exons TTCTCCAATAGCGTGCTGAAGCTGCAGGAgggtggagcagagggaggagctgTTCGCAGCCAATCGGAAAGCTTCAGACTGCAGGCGGGAGGAGGAGGTTTTCTAGAGGGACTGTTTGGCTGCTTAAAGCCAGTGTGGACCATGATTGGCAAAGCCTATTCTACAGAAAACAAACAGAGTCAGGAGG AGTCCTGGGAAGTCCCGTTTGAGGAGATATCAGAGCTCCAGTGGGTGGGCAGCGGGGCTCAGGGAGCTGTGTTCCTGGGCAGGTTCCACGGTGAAGAGGTGGCCGTGAAGAAAGTGAGAGACATCAAGGAAACAGAGATCAAGCATCTACGCAAGCTCAAACACCCGAACATCATCACCTTCAA ggggGTGTGCACACAGGCTCCATGCTATTGCATTATTATGGAGTACTGTGCACAAGGACAGCTGTATGAAGTTTTGAGGGCGGGCCGTAAGATCACCCCCTCACTGCTGGTGGACTGGGCCATGGGGATCGCAGGTGGCATGAATTACCTTCACCTGCACAAGATCATCCATCGAGACCTCAAATCTCCCAA TATGCTGATCACCCATGATGACCTGGTGAAGATCTCAGATTTTGGCACCTCAAAGGAGTTACGGGATAAGAGCACCAAAATGTCCTTTGCTGGCACCGTGGCTTGGATGGCCCCCGAGGTCATACGGAACGAGCCCGTCTCGGAGAAAGTGGACATCTG GTCCTTCGGGGTGGTCCTCTGGGAGATGCTCACAGGTGAGATCCCATACAAAGAcgtggactcctcagccattatCTGGGGAGTGGGTAACAACAGTCTGCAGTTGCCCCTGCCTGAGAGCTGCCCCGATGGCTTCAAGATTCTTCTCAAGCAATGCTG GAACTGCAAGCCCAGAAATAGACCGTCATTCAGACAAATCCTGCTACACCTGGACATCGCCTCTGCTGATGTACTATCAACACCACAGGAGACCTACTTCAaatcacag GCTGAGTGGCGTGAGGAGGTAAAGCAGCACTTTGAGAAGATCAAGTCTGAGGGAACATGTCTGCACCGTCTGGACGAAGAGCTCATTAACCGCCGGCGTGAAGAACTCAG GCACGCTCTGGACATCCGAGAGCATTATGAGAGGAAACTGGAAAGAGCCAACAACCTGTACATGGAACTGAACGCTGTCATGCTACAGTTAGAGCTAAAAGAGAAAGAACTACTCag GAGGGAACAGTGCCTGGATAAGAAATATCCTGGCCTGTTCAAACACCATCCCTCAAACACAGTGGACAAACTCATTAAAAAGAGGAACGTACCCCAAAAACTGCCTTCTCATGGCAAGAG ACCTGACCTTctaaggtcagaggtcattctCCCTAAAATGGACCCTGGCGTGCTGCAGGTGACCGTCCCTTCTTGTCCTAATCGGAGTTCCACCTCGCCAAGCCGAGCCCGCAGGGTTAAGACTCGCCATCGCAGGGGGGGGCGAGGCAGCAGCGGAGACCTCTCAGGACCCAAACACTCCACCGGCGGCTCCAACCGCGAGAGGGACACGCCCACGTCCGGCTCGGCCGTCCCCAGCGGGACCCCGCCTCCTGACGCAGGGACAGGGGCAGCGGCCCGGGGAGGCCAGCTGGACGCGCCTCCTCTAAAACTCTCCTCCTCCAGTCCAGACCTGCTCTGCTCCACCCACGGTGCTGAGGGCGGAGCCAGTGGGGGCACTGGCAACCTGAGCACGTGCGAGGGCCTCGGGGGCGGAGCCACGGGTACAGAACCTGGAGCAGGAGTGGATGAGACTCCCCCGCGCAGCGATACAGCCAGTGAGGACGCAGCCTCGCTCCCTTTCTCCAGCAGTCCTGATTCGCCCTGCTGTGGGAGGGGCGTGGCAGTGGGGCGGGGCCACACTCTGGGGGAGGAGCGAGAGGAAGGAGGTGGGGCAGTGCGGTTACCAAGGGGAGCCAGTGGCAGTCATCTGACTCCATCAGCTATCTTATACAGAGCAGCTATTACACGCAAACAG CGTCGTGGTGTGtcttcagaggaagaggagggagaggtagaCAGTGAAGTGGAGTTACCACGGAGACG ACGGCCCACCAGTATAACCAAGTGCCAGTCGGTGTCCACCTTCAGCTCAGAGAACCTGTCAGTCTCAGATGGGGAAGAGGGTCACACCACTGACCACTCTCATAGTGGCACGCCTGACGTGGTCAGCACCAACACCGACGAGCGGCTGGATGATCGCAGCGACGACCTCATCTCACAGGGGTCTGAGATCCCTGCTGACATGACGGACCCCGCCATGTCTGAGAAAGAAGCGGCTGCTCTCGAACAGGAAAGAGCGAACTTTGACCTGGAACAAAACATACTGGAG actCGAGCATTGTGTGAGGATTCAGATTGTGACAGCGCTGAGCTCGACCAATCAGGAAGCGGAGAACCAAGTCGTCCCCCGAGTGCAGGAGGCTGGGGTCAGGGTCCTCAgaactaa